The genomic window GAGTTCTTTTTGCAAGTCTTCGACAGCTACTAAAACATCGGATTTTTCGTTGGAGAAACGTTGGTTGTGATGAGGGGTGCATAAAATGTGGGTGATTCCTTGTCGAACAGCTTCTTCTGCCATGGCAATTGATTCCTTGACCGTTTTTGGGCCATCATCGATACCAGGTAAAATATGACAATGTAAATCAATCATTTCTGCTCACTTCCTCATTAATAATAGTAATAATTGAACTCGGCATTTTTCTTTGCACCATTGTAGACGACACCTAAAATCGTTGCTTGTGCAATCGTTAAAAGTTCTTTTGCTTTGATCAATTCTTGTTTCACTGTTTTCCGTTCGCGTACGACTAAAAGAGTGCCGTCGGTCTTAGCAGCTAAAATTTGGGCATCTGTGACTGTTGCAATGGGTGGTAAATCAAAGATGATCAAATCAAACAATGACTTCAATTGTTCGATCACTTCTTCCATCCGTTTAGAATCAAGTAATTCTGAAGGATTGGGCGGTTTTGGACCACTTGTCATGACCCACATATTTTCCACAGAGCTTTGGTGGTAGTAATTCTCCGCTCTTCCTTCACGATCGCCTAAGAAATTACTTAGTCCATTGACATTTGGCAATTGAAAAGTCAGTGCAACACTGGGCTTTCTCAAATCAGCATCAACGAGCAATACGCGTTTTCCACTGTTTGCAAAAACAACTGCTAAGTTGGCTGCCGTCGTCGATTTTCCTTCACCCGGTCCTGAGGAAGTCACGACCATTGTCTTCAACTCTCGATCGACAGAAGCAAATTGGATATTGGAACGAATCGTCCGATATTGTTCGGAGATCATCGCATTTTTATCTGTAATACTGAGTAATGAAACAGGTAATATAGTGTTCTTCTTCATAAATAGTTCTCCTTATACACGTTTTCGTGAACGACGGCTTTCTCTTTGGTCGTTTGTTTCAATTGTTTCTACTTGTGTCGTCTGAAACATCCGTCCGTTTTCAAGCTCTTTTTTCGTCATTTCATTGACATCTCCAAGGATCGGCAATCCTAGTTCTTCAGTAACGAAACGTTCATCTTTGACTGTTTTGTCCAACAATTCAAGAAGGAAAGCTAGCCCGATCCCAATCATCAATCCTAATAATCCACCGATTGCGACATTCAACATATTGTTTGG from Enterococcus sp. DIV1094 includes these protein-coding regions:
- a CDS encoding CpsD/CapB family tyrosine-protein kinase, which encodes MKKNTILPVSLLSITDKNAMISEQYRTIRSNIQFASVDRELKTMVVTSSGPGEGKSTTAANLAVVFANSGKRVLLVDADLRKPSVALTFQLPNVNGLSNFLGDREGRAENYYHQSSVENMWVMTSGPKPPNPSELLDSKRMEEVIEQLKSLFDLIIFDLPPIATVTDAQILAAKTDGTLLVVRERKTVKQELIKAKELLTIAQATILGVVYNGAKKNAEFNYYYY